GCAATTTCGACGTGGGCGGCACGACCGACACGAAGGGGATAAAGGGCTATCTGTTCGGCGAACGGGGCGTCTGGCGCCCGGGCGACGAAATTTACCTCACGCTGATCGTCGCCTCGGACAACCCGCTGCCGGAGAACCACCCGGCGTCGCTGGAGTTCTACAACCCCAACGGGCAGTTGGTGCAGTCGGCGGTCAGCAGCGGTTCCACGGACGGAATCCATACGTTCAAATTACGGACGACGCCCGCCTCCCCCACGGGAATCTGGCGCGCGAAGGCGACCTTCGGCGGCGCGACGTTCGAGAAAAACATCCGCGTGGACGCCGTCAAGCCCAACCGGATGAAGATCGAGATGCGCCTCGGCGACGGACAGACCGTCGACGCGAAGGAGTTCACCGGCCGGCTGACGGCCCGGTGGCTGCACGGCGCACCGGCCGCAGGATCGAAAGTCACGCTCCAGGCGCAGCTGTCGCAGATTCCGACGCGCTTCAAGGGTTACCCCGACTATTCGTTCGACGACGCCACGAAGCAGTTCGCCCCCGAGGAGCGGGAGATCGTCTCCGGCACGACCGGCACCGACGGCGCGCTGCAACTGACCACCGACCGGCTCTCCTCGCTGGAAGGGTTGAGTCCGGGGATGCTGAACGGCAAATTCACCGTCAAGGTCTTCGAAAAGAGCGGCGATTTCAGCGTCGACCAGCAGATCGCGGCCGTCTCGCCCTACAACGCCTATTTCGGAATCGGCGTAACCGCCCAACAAAGCGACTGGGGCGAGGAGTACCTCGACAGCAAACGCGACCATGCGCTGCGGCTCGTCCTGCTCGACGCCCGGGGCCGCCCCGCGACGGGCACGGAGGAGGCGACCGTGACGGTTTACAGGATGAGTTCCTACTGGTGGTGGGACGCCTCGTCGGCGGCTTCCCAGGCCCGCTACGCCAAAAGCGCGCTCAACGCCCAGTACAAAACCCTGCGGGCCACCCTCTCGAACGGCACGGGACAGGTCACGATGCGCTGGAGTGCGGGCGATTACGGCTATTACCTCATCCGCGTGACGGGCGCGCGGCAGGCGCATTCGGCGACGTGCGTCGTCTGCGTGTCGTCGTCCGATCACCGGGGCGGCATCTCCTCGGTGACCGACGCCGCGACACGCCTGGCCATCGCCCGCGACAAGGACAAATACGTGCCGGGCGACAAGGCCAAGATCACCATTCCTTCGTCCCCGGGCGCCCGGGCCTTGGTGAGCGTCGAGAGCGGCAGCTTCGTCCGCGAAAGCCGCTGGATAGCGTGCACCGACCGGCAGACCTCCTTCGAGATTCCCGTCAGGGAGGGCATGGCCCCGAACGTCTACGTCTCGGTGACCCTCGTCCAACCCCACGGCAACACGCTCAACGACGCGCCGATTAGGCTGTTCGGCGTTCTGCGGCTTCCGGTCGAGGACGCCGGCACGCGCCTGGCGCCCGTCGTCGAGATGCCCGAATCGGTGAAACCCGAGTCGGAAATCACGATCCGGGTCCGCGAGCGGAACGGCAGGCGGATGAGCTACGTGCTGGCGCTGGTCGACGAGGGGCTGCTGGGGCTGACGCGTTTCAGGACGCCCGACCCCTACCTCTATTTCAACGCCACCGAAGCGCTGGGCGTCCGCACGTGGGACCTGTTCGACCATGTCATCGGCGCCTACGGCGGCCGCATCGAGCAGCTGTTCGCCATCGGCGGCGACGCCGAGCAGCCGAACACCGGAGCGCTCCGGGCGCAGCGGTTCAAACCCGTCGTGCGGTTCCTCGGCGCCGAGAAGCTGGGCGCCGGGAAGACCAACACCCACAAGATCGCGCTGCCGCCCTACTTCGGGTCGGTGCGCGTGATGGTCGTAGCGTCCAACGGCCGCGCCTTCGGCTCCGCGGCGAAGGAGGTCGCCGTGAAAAAACCGCTTCTGGTGCAGGCGACCCTGCCCCGCGTGGTCTCCACGGAGGAGGAGATCGAACTTCCGGTCACGGTCTTCGCCCTCGAAAAAGGGGTCGGCAAAACCGACGTCCGGGTGAGCGTGAACGAAGCGTTCTCCGTGGTCGGGCCGCAGAGCCGGAGCGTCGTCCTCGGCGACGAGGGCGAACAGGTCGTCACCTTCCGGCTCAAGGCGGGCCGGCAGACCGGAATCGGGAAGGTCCGCGTCACGGCGGCCTCTTCCGGCGACAACTCCGCCTCGGAGATCGAGATCGACGTGCGGGAGCCGAATCCCTACGTCACGACCTCGGAAGAGCACATCCTCCAGCCGGGCGAAACGGTCTCCGTCAAGCCCCTGAAAGCCTCCGGAACGGCCCGTCTGGAGCTTTCGTCGATTCCTCCGATCGACCTTTCGCGCCGCCTCGAATACCTCGTGCGCTACCCCCACGGCTGCATCGAGCAGATCACCTCGGGAGCCTTCCCGCAACTCTACCTACACTCCATAGCCGAGTGCGACGAAGAGATGTTGCAGGACATCGACCGCAATATCAAGAGCGTCCTGTCGCGGCTGGGCGGCTATCAGCTCTCCAACGGCGCATTCGCCTACTGGAGCGGCGGAACTTCGCCTTCGGAGTGGGGCACGGCCTATGCGGTCCATTTCATGGCCGAAGCCGCGAAATACGGCTACGCCGTCGACCGGACGACGCTCGAACGCGCACTCAAATACCTGCGCGGCAACACCTTCGACAATCCGCTGACGCTGGCTTACGCACAATACGTCCTCGCACTGGCCGGCACGCCCGACCGGGGCGCCATGAACCGCCTGCGGGAGAGGTCGGCGCAGGCCGGCAGCGACGCGCGATGGCTGCTGGCCGCAGCCTACGCCCTCGACGGCAACCGGAAGGTGGCCGAAGAGCTGACCGCACAGACCGCCGGCACGGCGGCTCCGAAGGCCGACCCCTACGACGGAACCTATAACAGTCCCGAACGGCAGATGGCGATCGTGCTGATGACGCAGACGCTGCTCGGACAGCGCGAAGCGGCGTTCCGCACGGCCCTCAAAATGTCCGACATCCTGAAGAAGGACAAGTGGTTAAGTACGCAGTCGACGGCCTGGATGCTCAACACGCTGGCGAATTTCGCCTCCACGGGACAGACGGGGATCGACGCCCGGATCGGCCGGGAACCGATCCGAAGCGCCAAGTCGATCGCCTCCATGCCGCTCACCGCCCCAACCGAAGTGAGGAACACCGGCACGGGCAGCCTCCATCTGGTCGTGAGCCAGAGCTACACGCCCGGCAAGGGCGAGGAGGCGGAAGCCGCAAGCAGCCTGAAGATCGACGTCCGCTACCGGGACA
This Alistipes shahii WAL 8301 DNA region includes the following protein-coding sequences:
- a CDS encoding MG2 domain-containing protein, whose protein sequence is MKPFRAALFALIVLLSAACSRPASDIVESSTNGLSGVRMPVQVTLREGVELAEDDLEDAVSFTPSADVEVSRLGVRTLRIVPKSPLKSDTRYKVALDASKLTGGKAKGVAEFEFSTPKLRFSYNPCWLQQSDDLKYYVLVGEMVSSDYAADDYVEQRLKIKGLLKPEVTWTHSEDGTVHKYRVENIPTRSDESYKLTLDFDLDPKRNVEMEVPRKGEYIVLDHTVQTEPLAVVVTFSEPLKPNQDFRNLIRFDPKFRTSVDRNRLYIYPETQLTGNYEVEISREVQNKAGRRLDESYTFTAALPSQAPAIRFTGKGSILPSSNRMSLLFESVNFARARVRVRKIFANNLLQFFQRNYYGDTYFSDMEYVSRIVRDTTIDLGDKASTRLDRTNSYSLDLSRLITDSRKSMYLLEIKGVDPLIPVESNDYDYYFGDYRTYAERSKVVIQSDIGIICKSSGDGELIVYTTDLVSARPKGSCKVRAYDRQNQQLAEAVTDSEGRAVLKCGDEPYTVLAEANGDAAFVRVERGAALSLSNFDVGGTTDTKGIKGYLFGERGVWRPGDEIYLTLIVASDNPLPENHPASLEFYNPNGQLVQSAVSSGSTDGIHTFKLRTTPASPTGIWRAKATFGGATFEKNIRVDAVKPNRMKIEMRLGDGQTVDAKEFTGRLTARWLHGAPAAGSKVTLQAQLSQIPTRFKGYPDYSFDDATKQFAPEEREIVSGTTGTDGALQLTTDRLSSLEGLSPGMLNGKFTVKVFEKSGDFSVDQQIAAVSPYNAYFGIGVTAQQSDWGEEYLDSKRDHALRLVLLDARGRPATGTEEATVTVYRMSSYWWWDASSAASQARYAKSALNAQYKTLRATLSNGTGQVTMRWSAGDYGYYLIRVTGARQAHSATCVVCVSSSDHRGGISSVTDAATRLAIARDKDKYVPGDKAKITIPSSPGARALVSVESGSFVRESRWIACTDRQTSFEIPVREGMAPNVYVSVTLVQPHGNTLNDAPIRLFGVLRLPVEDAGTRLAPVVEMPESVKPESEITIRVRERNGRRMSYVLALVDEGLLGLTRFRTPDPYLYFNATEALGVRTWDLFDHVIGAYGGRIEQLFAIGGDAEQPNTGALRAQRFKPVVRFLGAEKLGAGKTNTHKIALPPYFGSVRVMVVASNGRAFGSAAKEVAVKKPLLVQATLPRVVSTEEEIELPVTVFALEKGVGKTDVRVSVNEAFSVVGPQSRSVVLGDEGEQVVTFRLKAGRQTGIGKVRVTAASSGDNSASEIEIDVREPNPYVTTSEEHILQPGETVSVKPLKASGTARLELSSIPPIDLSRRLEYLVRYPHGCIEQITSGAFPQLYLHSIAECDEEMLQDIDRNIKSVLSRLGGYQLSNGAFAYWSGGTSPSEWGTAYAVHFMAEAAKYGYAVDRTTLERALKYLRGNTFDNPLTLAYAQYVLALAGTPDRGAMNRLRERSAQAGSDARWLLAAAYALDGNRKVAEELTAQTAGTAAPKADPYDGTYNSPERQMAIVLMTQTLLGQREAAFRTALKMSDILKKDKWLSTQSTAWMLNTLANFASTGQTGIDARIGREPIRSAKSIASMPLTAPTEVRNTGTGSLHLVVSQSYTPGKGEEAEAASSLKIDVRYRDMNGAPLDPRSVAVSTDFYAVVTVTNTSGYERYADLALTHIVPAGWEITSERDLSTVTYQDIRDDRVLSYFDLRSGESKEIPIKLTATYKGRYYLPSVCCEAMYDNSVRALRKGEWVEVVGQTPAGN